DNA sequence from the Puntigrus tetrazona isolate hp1 chromosome 2, ASM1883169v1, whole genome shotgun sequence genome:
acatacatCACAGACGAAACGACAAGGACAAACGTCAGAAAACGTTTTGTGTAATTATGCAATCAGTCCAGTTTCAGTGTACTGGGCATTTCCACAATAGCAATTTAAATCAAGACCGTCTGAAACGGCTTTTGTTTGTCTGTCGTTTTGGAACACGAGATGCTCACCGTATTACACTGCAGCAgtacatttcaacatttaagaGCGTTGGATCAGGATCGAAACTTCCCGTTGAATATACGATCGCAATAACCGATAACAGAAACAGGAAGGGAATTAACAATGCACGTAACAATCACAATCAGCTGGTCGAACGAAccctaaacacattttttgcattgtttgcaAAGTTCATGCATCAAAGTTTGAGCGAAAGAGTttccagttaaaataaaaagaaaattcaaacttttttttatttttttggttccatttatttgttgtttaatacaaaaaacagtaatattcttGCAATTGAAAATAACggtttgaatagattttaaattgtaatttatttttgtggtggTAAACCTGAATCTTCAGTATCACTACTCCAATCTTCAGTTCAGATCAgcatcactatatatatatatatatatatattacacgcacacacacacacaacttttaatacactttttttttttttttataaaataaaataaagattataaagaaacatttcagaaatataaagttGAGTCTGTTTAGTTGAGTGTGATGTTACTGGAGTCTTTCTTGACTTTCTTTCTGCAGTGTCTGATCAGCAGTCCTGCAGCGGTCAACAGCGACACTGACCCTATAGTCGGCAGTATGATCACAGGAGGTCCACTTTGCTCCGTATGTCTTCTTGTGCTGCTGGATTAAAAAGAGTGGAAAAAAATCAAGATtggaaaaaacataaatctaacTGGAATATTCCATGAACTGGAATATTTTAGTATATCACTGCTATAATTTTCAGTGATGTATAGTCCtaaaaaaaggtgttttcagTGATgcctttatttaattatatatatataaaataatctatttatatttatatatatatatataaaacattttatttattttataaacttaTTATAGCACTTGCTTATCAtcacatttttgttgcttttgatTGCCTCTGTAGTCCTCATTTGAAgttcgctttggataaaagtgtctgctttttttttttttttctttttttttttttttttttttaaatccgttTCACCTAAAACTTTCATACTCAATGTAAGCCGGTTACAAAACTGCACCTTGGAGTGAGCGCAATCATATTTAGGGTGCTAGTAACTTCTTACTAGTAGCACACAAGATATTTTCACACTGGATTCAAGGAGTATGGCAAGCTGTTTTAACGTAAAATGTTTCCAGTGATAATCGTTTACTGAACCAAAAGCTAAGGGTACACTTCTATGCCATTTTCTCAGCGTTTCGAGATggaaaagataaaaaatttGAAGCCATCATTCACTGTTTTTGTAAGGGAGTATTTTGAGAATTCACTGGATTCATGGATTCGTCCCTTTCTGACCAAGCACTGGGTTGCCAAAATCCCAAACTGGGTTGTTTTCAACCCAgcagtttttacagtgtatagtGGGAATGCACAGGACTCTAGTTTAGGGTAATCTGTTATCTTTAGTTTGTCTGTTAAATTCTACTGTATATCCCATAAGACGACAGGAGCTAAAAAACTGAAGGTCGCTCCTCATGATAAACTTGATAAACAGCCAAGTATTTTTGTTATACATGTTATGTATTCACCTTGGACTGTAATGTTGATTGTGCTCCTCTCAAAGCCAAACTCATTTATTGCTTCACAGATGTAAATCCCTGCATCAGTTGTTTGGACTGATGTGATGTTTAAAAGCACAGCTGATTTGTCGGGATCTCCTGTTGCAATGGTCTGGGACTGTCTGTAAAGCTTGAGTTTTGCTGGCCTGCCGTCTGAAGAACAGAATATGCTTATGCTCTCTCCTTCTTTAGGCTCCTCTTCATGGCTTAACTGGATTCTAGGGATGTTTGGAGGacctgcatttaaaaacaattggtTACAGATCATGGCCAGGTTTAAAATGATTAGACAAGACGGATGATTTCATCACGAGTTAGTTTACCCACCTACAACGATGACTTTTATTCTCGCTTGCTGGCTTCCCGCACCATTGCTGGCATTACACTGATACCAACCAGCCTGAGACCAGGAAGCATTGTTTATGATCAGCGTGTGGTTATGACTCTGGAGTTCAGGCTTATTCTCTAGTTTCCACCATGAGATTGTTGGTTTGGGGTTTCCGTCTGCGTGACATGCTATCTCCAAGGGTTCGCCAATCTTTACCAAAGCATTATTACTGGAAACTGTTATAGTCCCTGGACCATCTGGGAATGAAATGTTGAGTTTTCATTGATGACACATGAAAAGTGAATCAAAGGGGTCATGAAGTGGTCACGAGAGCCTGAGAACAGAGTACTGTCGTACAGCAATCAGTTGCTTCAGCGTAAACGACGATCCCCTGGTTATTTTTGGCAATTTTGAACTTCTGTACAGACGTGCCACATCCGATCACCTTATTGtactataaaaacatcctgtaagTTTCAGGAAATTCaaggaatatttttttcagaacaaaGACCGTTCACGACCCCTTTCATTCATAGTTAAGCTCAGTGGACTACACTTATGACAATATTGATTACTACTAACATAAtctctatttttaaagaatacagTGAGGAAGAAGTATTTTGGGtgctaaaataatgtttcaataCTAGACGTAAACGATATGCGTGTTAACTATTTATGTGTGATAAATCATTTCATAACCTTCTGTTTAAAGTTGTAGCCAACATTGTAACGCCTACAACGATTTAAAAGATAACGAGCTTCTTTAACGGAAGAATTGATGAAAGTGTTATTAGAAGAATcgaaaatcttaaaatgaaaattgtcccCACTGTTATTGCATCAAAGTAATCTATATTTTTGTTGCAACATTAtgcaataaatgctgttgtttaacCTGAACAgttagttcacctaaaaatgcaGTTAAGCCATATTAACAAATTTTTTGGagtaaataacagaaatatCCCTTTTACTGATATCGAACCCAGAATATATAACGCTGGAGTGCGTTACTGAACAACTTACATTCAGCAGTTGTTGTTCTCTCTTGCTTGACGAGGCTGAGATTCATTGTTGCCTTGCAACTGATATTCTTGCCCAGATCATCAACAGAAGGTGTGTAATTGTACACAAAGGAATAATTCTGAACGTGGTCTAAATGTTCTACTTGCAGTCGGTCCTTATGGAGGACGGTATTTCCTCGAAGCCACTCAACCTGAAACCTTTCCGGAGGGTAAATGTTGTGGACTGTGCAGGTAAGCTTCTGGGTTTGGTTTGCTGTCAAACTCTTTATTTTGGGCACTATGGGATCTTCTGGAAATGCTGCAGAAAACACGGATAATCATCACAACAACATCcacagtttacatttttcacaatcTGTTTAGATAATTATAGCtttaaaccaaaataataataatgataatatccCAAATATAATTACCGGAGAAAGAgtgttattgttaattttaaggaaacattaatgtttacaaaaacatcAGCATTTGATAACACATTCtggatattattaatataacccTTTTTCGATGTTATTAGCCTTATGTTGTGGTCTGTGCTGTTTGCAATACTTTTTGGTCAAGTATTTGCAGCACTTTCTTTGTAAGCCAtagttcttttatttaaaaattctatttcTGTATCGTTTACTTTGTCCCAGAtgaatatgactttctttctttaggTGAACacggattttaaaaaaataatccataTTTTCCAGTCCATACAATGCAAATGGATATGCCTTGAAACCCTCGcagcaactaaaataaataatgctagcAACATTAACAACGCATATGCCAAGCCAGCTAATCCCAGGAGAGTACCTAGACCTAGTTGTAAAATCAGGATGTAATTGCAAAGACCATGCACAAGTAAGCCAAGGTTTCTATTTTGAATTGCTCCATTAGTTTTCTGCATTAGATAGTCATGCAGCTCTTGTGCTTAAGTATTCATACCCAAATAAGGCtgggaaaataaatgtttaatctttcattcaaagatgattttggggtggagtatccaTCTATAATACTCATAAGTCAGTCAAAGTACATCAGCAGCTGGTATAATACTGCTAATTGTAAGGACTAATAATGATAGAGTTTTGCAGTTGAAACAGCTCCGATTTATATTTAGTCTAGTACTAggtttaagccttgtctgtgaaatgttttaaaagcaataGAATCTATTAGAAAAACAGACCTGTGGTAGTTGCAAAGTTGCTGTGTGGTTCCTAGGGTACTCAGGTTGATTGCTAGGGCACCTGGGGTAGTTGCTAGGTTGTTGCTGTGCATTTGCTATGGTACctggggtggttgctaaggtgttgctatgcggttgctaagtTACCCaagatggttgctagggtgttactaGCATGTTGTTAACAAATTTCTTGCCTGATTAACTTGCTACTAACATATTACCAAAATTAAGTtactagcatgtttctagcataaTTAGCAAGTTACTAGGATGgtgctagcatgtttctaaaaTGATAATCTTGTTAAAACCAGCGTAGACTGGTTATCTTAGCTGATAAGCCAAAAAGATGAGCCAAAAAGTGGCAAAAACCTTCAAACCACATTAAAACCAGGCGGAGAGACCAGCCCACCAGCTTAggctatttttttctcaaagcaGCAATATATACTATAGCAAATACACCATAAGACTCAACTCCCTTAATgaaagtctatgggatttttggTGGTTTTGATAGTCTAGGTGATGAAAAAGTCGGATcagttaaaaactaaaatgtttggTGGTTGTAGCCTAAAAGCTATGTAACAGGAGGAGATACACTTTAAAATTTAGTCTCAAAAGAAGATAACTTTCTCAAGTCAACTTAATTAAAAGCAACGTTGGAATAggcagaaacaaaaaataaatatttgggaTATTAATATACAAGCATCATTGTACATTTATTAGATTAGTTGATAAATGAATGCCAGTGATGTTTAAAAGTAGTGTAAAGACAGCCTGCCATATCCATGAATAACTCATTAGGAGTACAGCTGAAATTTTACTTACAgaacatttgtatatttgccGTTTTCTCTCTTCCTGACGGTTTCATCGGACAAGTAGCTTTGCACACAACTTTATTACTGTGTTTGACAGAGATGTTCCTGATCAGCAGACGGGAAACATTCTGCTCGTTTTTAATCTCTCCACCGAGAAATTCATCCAGTGTTGCTTTCCAGATGAAGGTCACATTAAACGGACAACCGCTCACTCGACAGGTCAGCTCCAAATCCTCACCAACATGAATCACAGGATTTGATGGAGTTAATTCCAGACTGAAATCATTTTCtgctgtgggaaaaaaaatgggCGCTGTATTTCATAATGAATTACGAAATGTTAAAATTGCTTAAACAGAGGTCATCTTACCTGTCATCACGCTGAGAATATTAATCCACAGCGCAAAACTGATGCATTTCACTCCACGCATTTTTCCGCCGTCGTGTTTCACTCATTCAGCACACAAATTGAGAA
Encoded proteins:
- the vcam1a gene encoding vascular cell adhesion protein 1 isoform X3: MRGVKCISFALWINILSVMTENDFSLELTPSNPVIHVGEDLELTCRVSGCPFNVTFIWKATLDEFLGGEIKNEQNVSRLLIRNISVKHSNKVVCKATCPMKPSGREKTANIQMFSFPEDPIVPKIKSLTANQTQKLTCTVHNIYPPERFQVEWLRGNTVLHKDRLQVEHLDHVQNYSFVYNYTPSVDDLGKNISCKATMNLSLVKQERTTTAEYGPGTITVSSNNALVKIGEPLEIACHADGNPKPTISWWKLENKPELQSHNHTLIINNASWSQAGWYQCNASNGAGSQQARIKVIVVGPPNIPRIQLSHEEEPKEGESISIFCSSDGRPAKLKLYRQSQTIATGDPDKSAVLLNITSVQTTDAGIYICEAINEFGFERSTINITVQAAQEDIRSKVDLL
- the vcam1a gene encoding vascular cell adhesion protein 1 isoform X2; translated protein: MRGVKCISFALWINILSVMTAENDFSLELTPSNPVIHVGEDLELTCRVSGCPFNVTFIWKATLDEFLGGEIKNEQNVSRLLIRNISVKHSNKVVCKATCPMKPSGREKTANIQMFSFPEDPIVPKIKSLTANQTQKLTCTVHNIYPPERFQVEWLRGNTVLHKDRLQVEHLDHVQNYSFVYNYTPSVDDLGKNISCKATMNLSLVKQERTTTAEYGPGTITVSSNNALVKIGEPLEIACHADGNPKPTISWWKLENKPELQSHNHTLIINNASWSQAGWYQCNASNGAGSQQARIKVIVVGPPNIPRIQLSHEEEPKEGESISIFCSSDGRPAKLKLYRQSQTIATGDPDKSAVLLNITSVQTTDAGIYICEAINEFGFERSTINITVQAQEDIRSKVDLL
- the vcam1a gene encoding vascular cell adhesion protein 1 isoform X1 codes for the protein MRGVKCISFALWINILSVMTAENDFSLELTPSNPVIHVGEDLELTCRVSGCPFNVTFIWKATLDEFLGGEIKNEQNVSRLLIRNISVKHSNKVVCKATCPMKPSGREKTANIQMFSFPEDPIVPKIKSLTANQTQKLTCTVHNIYPPERFQVEWLRGNTVLHKDRLQVEHLDHVQNYSFVYNYTPSVDDLGKNISCKATMNLSLVKQERTTTAEYGPGTITVSSNNALVKIGEPLEIACHADGNPKPTISWWKLENKPELQSHNHTLIINNASWSQAGWYQCNASNGAGSQQARIKVIVVGPPNIPRIQLSHEEEPKEGESISIFCSSDGRPAKLKLYRQSQTIATGDPDKSAVLLNITSVQTTDAGIYICEAINEFGFERSTINITVQAAQEDIRSKVDLL